In Scyliorhinus canicula chromosome 8, sScyCan1.1, whole genome shotgun sequence, one DNA window encodes the following:
- the rmi1 gene encoding recQ-mediated genome instability protein 1 yields the protein MKMISARIETWLEATWHLKVPSHWLRACVEWIQQENQGAALTQAQINKQVFEQWLLTDLRDLENPILPVGISEMQKCEISGFYCLQIDSLVDVSQAAYSQLQKIRGKDTTNEQVTSTYISQRSWEAKPTRMLMLQLTDGVQELQGMEYQPIPALNSSLSPGTKVLLMGNITCRLGLLLLKPENVRVLGGEVESLVDENSQERILARLIGEPYDIAVTKVNGNDQNRADRIDGLPQLLGPSDDELFAGFDEDDLGLEPRMDSESGYCSKTGASLSISNYTQPPTSATDNRWQSMEPQSPEISGAFQSENRNFLDYNDEDFDEFPLDELDDDLFLQDEMNAEIGPDGAMIQSPKYHKSLVEEPHRGNANHVAESNSRSSPCQEQNVKADNNTSGYKLQSHVKHLESGIYTKNAGPGSMLNNSNAQESHHFLKKTSISPVERRNNTNILTMEVEYEQRKSLELCESFDSGPKHDTIPGNLFTMSAVVSGSSSNGGNFHQDCVRKNNMNGRKFKSGSVELNSEPFTYLHILLDKKPDVITVVQIKGFIVTLLNKLTSNGGLWSIKARISDGTAYMDVELGDDILRSLIGFSVAEMKVSIKCPNQQQKVTAGLQKCQQELVDLCCLMTIEFNPTVPTSRVLALREVSLEDLQHLERRACEERTV from the coding sequence ATGAAAATGATTTCTGCAAGAATTGAAACGTGGCTGGAAGCAACATGGCACCTCAAAGTTCCTTCACATTGGCTTCGAGCATGCGTAGAATGGATTCAACAGGAGAATCAAGGTGCTGCTTTAACACAGGCCCAAATCAACAAACAGGTTTTTGAGCAATGGCTTCTTACTGATCTCCGAGATCTGGAGAACCCAATTTTGCCAGTTGGAATCTCAGAAATGCAGAAATGTGAGATCAGTGGATTTTACTGCTTGCAGATTGATTCCTTAGTCGATGTCAGCCAAGCTGCATACAGCCAACTGCAAAAAATCCGGGGAAAGGATACCACTAATGAACAAGTGACATCAACATACATATCCCAGAGATCTTGGGAAGCAAAACCAACCCGAATGTTGATGCTGCAATTAACAGATGGAGTTCAGGAGCTCCAAGGTATGGAGTACCAGCCTATTCCTGCTCTCAATAGCAGCCTTTCACCAGGCACAAAAGTCTTATTGATGGGTAATATCACCTGCCGATTAGGACTTCTGCTTCTTAAACCTGAAAATGTGAGGGTGCTAGGAGGTGAAGTGGAGTCTCTTGTTGACGAAAACTCCCAAGAAAGAATACTTGCAAGGTTAATTGGGGAACCATATGACATTGCTGTAACTAAAGTGAATGGTAATGATCAAAATAGAGCTGACAGGATTGATGGGTTGCCTCAGCTTTTGGGACCTTCAGATGATGAGCTGTTTGCTGGTTTTGATGAAGATGATCTAGGTTTAGAACCCAGGATGGATTCTGAAAGTGGGTATTGCAGTAAAACTGGTGCTTCTCTGAGTATTTCAAATTATACACAGCCTCCAACCAGTGCTACAGATAACAGATGGCAAAGTATGGAACCCCAGAGTCCAGAAATATCCGGAGCATTTCAAAGTGAAAATAGAAATTTCTTAGATTATAATGATGAGGACTTTGACGAATTTCCCTTGGATGAACTGGATGATGATTTGTTCTTACAGGATGAAATGAATGCAGAAATTGGGCCTGATGGAGCAATGATCCAGTCCCCAAAATATCACAAATCCTTAGTAGAAGAACCTCACAGAGGTAATGCAAACCATGTTGCAGAATCAAACAGCAGATCAAGTCCATGCCAAGAGCAAAATGTAAAAGCTGACAATAATACCTCTGGCTATAAATTACAAAGCCATGTTAAACATCTTGAAAGTGGCATATATACTAAAAATGCAGGGCCAGGTTCCATGCTAAATAACTCAAATGCTCAAGAGTCTCAccattttttgaaaaaaacaagCATTAGTCCTGTGGAAAGACGAAATAATACAAATATTCTCACAATGGAAGTGGaatatgagcagcgaaaatcttTAGAGTTGTGTGAGTCCTTTGACAGTGGACCGAAGCATGATACTATTCCTGGAAATCTGTTCACCATGTCTGCAGTAGTTTCAGGTTCGTCCAGCAATGGAGGCAATTTTCATCAGGACTGTGTGAGAAAAAACAATATGAATGGAAGAAAGTTCAAGAGTGGATCTGTAGAATTGAACTCTGAACCATTTACATATCTACATATTCTCTTAGATAAGAAACCTGATGTAATAACTGTGGTACAAATCAAAGGCTTCATTGTTACTTTGCTAAATAAACTCACAAGTAATGGTGGTTTGTGGAGTATTAAAGCTAGAATATCAGATGGTACTGCCTACATGGATGTAGAACTTGGTGATGATATTTTGAGAAGCTTAATTGGTTTCTCAGTTGCTGAAATGAAAGTCTCAATAAAATGTCCCAACCAACAGCAAAAGGTAACAGCGGGGTTGCAGAAATGCCAACAGGAGTTGGTAGACCTTTGTTGTCTAATGACTATTGAATTTAACCCAACTGTACCTACTTCTAGAGTTCTGGCTCTTCGTGAAGTAAGTCTAGAAGATCTGCAGCATTTAGAACGTCGTGCATGTGAAGAAAGAACTGTTTAA